A genomic region of Podarcis raffonei isolate rPodRaf1 chromosome 13, rPodRaf1.pri, whole genome shotgun sequence contains the following coding sequences:
- the HSPBP1 gene encoding hsp70-binding protein 1, giving the protein MAEGGAGGNQPPREPPRNLQGLLQMAVTAGNAEPAPMEPMSDERRQWLQEAMVEAFRGQVDEVEQMKECLRLLEPPTPGAERGGESSEEAHSDLENREGALDLLAELCENLDNAADFCKLEGMRLLAHRYLEHEEQELRWRAAHLVGTCAQNVPKVQEQALALGCMRKLLKLLDHDPSEAVRIKALFAISCLVRAQEAGLQQFLRLDGFSVLMRAMQSNVQKLKVKSAFLLQNLLINHPEQKEALCSMGMVQQLVALIRSEHSTFHEHVLGALCSLVTDFTQGVRECQEPDLALEELLKERCQLLKDQEEFQEELDFCEALLRLCFHGQPDDNSMDR; this is encoded by the exons ATGGCTGAAGGAGGTGCCGGTGGGAACCAGCCACCCCGCGAACCGCCCCGCAACCTCCAGGGCTTGCTGCAGATGGCGGTCACTGCAGGGAATGCTGAACCTGCCCCGATGGAGCCCATGTCTGATGAG CGGAGACAGTGGCTGCAGGAGGCGATGGTCGAGGCCTTCCGGGGGCAAGTGGACGAGGTGGAACAGATGAAGGAATGTCTGAGGCTGCTGGAGCCACCAACCCCCGGAGCAGAACGTGGAGGGGAGAGTTCAGAGGAAGCACATTCAGACCTTGAGAACAGAGAAGGTGCCTTGGACCTTCTGGCAGAGCTGTGTGAAAACTTGGACAATGCTGCAG ACTTCTGCAAACTGGAGGGCATGCGGCTGTTAGCACACCGGTACCTGGAGCACGAGGAGCAGGAGCTGCGTTGGCGAGCTGCTCACCTGGTGGGCACCTGTGCCCAGAACGTGCCCAAGGTGCAGGAGCAGGCCCTGGCGCTGGGCTGCATGAGGAAGCTGCTGAAGCTGCTGGACCACGATCCCAGTGAGGCCGTCCGGATCAAGGCGCTGTTTGCCATCTCCT GTTTGGTAAGAGCCCAGGAAGCAGGCCTTCAGCAGTTCCTACGTCTTGATGGCTTCTCAGTCCTCATGAGGGCCATGCAAAGCAACGTGCAGAAGCTGAAGGTGAAATCTGCCTTTCTCCTACAGAACCTCCTCATAAACCACCCAGAGCAGaaag AGGCTCTCTGTTCCATGGGGATGGTCCAGCAGCTGGTGGCCCTGATCCGGTCTGAACACAGCACTTTCCATGAACACGTCTTGGGAGCCTTGTGCAG CCTGGTAACAGATTTTACTCAGGGAGTGCGGGAGTGTCAAGAGCCGGATTTGGCCCTCGAGGAGCTCTTAAAGGAGCGGTGCCAGCTACTGAAGGATCAGGAGGAGTTCCAG gaggagCTGGATTTCTGTGAGGCCCTGCTGCGCCTTTGCTTCCACGGTCAGCCTGATGATAACAGCATGGACCGGTAA